A portion of the Sulfurospirillum diekertiae genome contains these proteins:
- a CDS encoding methyltransferase has product MKHDFSSLQPDRPPIITSEIELIRFYHDTNVKAAVEQMIAGTYVLVEELYSDGLGILAELKRTLLVYYTDTKFQGQRDYRSAFREVSHRLLVEVKGHKLLVKKAPKIGWLEVLYPEISEFYISFPEIQGMNSAWQWYQKGIEVKTLGITLHPFYGTYFPTRFEHLTLFDRWLKKYVGSKEKAIEIGVGSGILSFQLIQNGFETIFATDTNKNAIIGVAQECKRLGYDEKITLNHGDLFENCDVKADVIVFNPPWLLAKHTLEEGLDKAIYYEKELFPRFFEQAQKHLTCNGKIVLLFSNLAQVIDEQSAHPIIEELRTNERFRKELHLRHDVSASSKKTKRTDAREHEKVELWVLAQQ; this is encoded by the coding sequence ATGAAACACGATTTTTCATCTCTCCAACCCGATAGACCGCCAATTATTACCTCAGAAATCGAACTGATACGTTTTTATCATGACACGAATGTAAAGGCGGCAGTAGAGCAGATGATAGCAGGGACGTATGTTTTGGTCGAAGAGTTGTATAGCGATGGCTTGGGGATTTTGGCGGAACTTAAACGAACGCTTTTGGTTTACTATACCGACACAAAATTTCAAGGACAACGCGATTATCGTAGTGCGTTTAGGGAAGTATCGCATCGTTTATTAGTAGAAGTCAAAGGTCATAAACTGCTTGTGAAAAAAGCTCCCAAGATTGGTTGGTTAGAGGTGTTATACCCTGAAATTTCAGAATTTTATATCTCTTTTCCTGAAATTCAGGGCATGAATAGTGCGTGGCAGTGGTATCAAAAAGGCATTGAAGTGAAAACGCTAGGCATCACCCTTCACCCGTTTTATGGCACATACTTTCCCACACGGTTTGAGCATTTAACCCTCTTTGATCGGTGGCTTAAAAAATACGTTGGCTCCAAAGAAAAAGCGATAGAAATTGGGGTAGGAAGTGGCATTTTGTCATTTCAACTTATTCAAAATGGTTTTGAAACTATTTTTGCCACCGACACCAATAAAAATGCGATTATCGGCGTTGCGCAAGAATGTAAAAGACTAGGCTATGACGAAAAGATCACTCTCAATCATGGCGATTTATTTGAAAACTGTGATGTGAAGGCGGATGTAATTGTGTTTAATCCTCCGTGGTTACTAGCCAAACATACCTTGGAAGAGGGGCTTGATAAAGCGATTTATTATGAAAAAGAACTCTTTCCACGCTTTTTTGAACAAGCGCAAAAGCACCTTACATGTAATGGAAAAATAGTGCTCCTTTTCTCCAATCTAGCGCAAGTCATTGACGAGCAAAGCGCTCATCCTATCATCGAAGAGTTGCGTACTAACGAGCGTTTTAGAAAAGAGTTACACCTCAGACATGATGTAAGTGCATCCTCGAAAAAAACAAAACGAACCGATGCCAGAGAGCATGAAAAAGTTGAGCTGTGGGTTTTAGCGCAGCAGTAA
- a CDS encoding substrate-binding domain-containing protein, which yields MLKLFSKITSVVLLNLVLTLGVHAATIDVISSGAFYATMEELKPAFEEKTGHKINLQSGSSMGASTTSIPNRLRRGETFDLIILASNQLDKMIDDGFAVKGSRVDLVHSSIGMMVRKGQPKPDISTKAAFDKVLMDAKSIGYSASASGTHLAEKVFPNFGESVMNKAKLIVGDRVATWIGRGDLEIGFQQVSEIVPFTGEKGSVDLVGPIPAPYQKVTIFSIGVAKGSKEPVAAQELVKFLTSKENYPRLTEQGLIPAAVATEKAK from the coding sequence ATGTTGAAGTTATTTTCTAAAATTACATCGGTTGTATTGTTAAACCTTGTACTGACATTAGGCGTACATGCTGCGACCATTGACGTTATTAGTTCAGGAGCTTTTTATGCCACGATGGAAGAACTCAAACCCGCATTTGAAGAAAAAACTGGTCACAAGATTAATCTACAATCTGGTTCGTCTATGGGCGCTTCTACAACTTCCATTCCTAATCGCCTAAGGCGCGGCGAAACTTTCGATCTGATTATACTGGCTAGCAATCAATTAGACAAAATGATCGACGATGGTTTTGCAGTCAAAGGCAGCCGTGTTGATCTCGTTCACTCTTCCATCGGCATGATGGTTCGCAAAGGCCAACCAAAACCAGATATCAGCACCAAAGCCGCATTTGACAAAGTTTTAATGGATGCCAAATCAATTGGTTATTCTGCTAGTGCTAGTGGTACACATCTTGCGGAAAAAGTATTTCCAAATTTTGGCGAGAGTGTCATGAACAAAGCCAAGCTCATCGTAGGGGATCGTGTCGCTACGTGGATTGGACGAGGTGATTTGGAGATCGGTTTCCAACAAGTGAGTGAAATCGTACCTTTTACGGGTGAAAAAGGCAGTGTGGATCTCGTTGGTCCGATCCCAGCACCGTATCAGAAAGTAACTATCTTCTCCATCGGTGTTGCCAAAGGTAGCAAAGAACCCGTAGCAGCCCAAGAACTAGTCAAGTTCCTCACCAGTAAAGAAAACTACCCTCGTTTAACTGAGCAAGGTCTTATCCCTGCTGCAGTTGCAACAGAAAAAGCTAAATAG